tgtatacttgctaattcaacttcttgggtattagatacaggttgtggctcacacttatgttccaatccacagggactacgaagaagtagaaagttaagcaagggtgaagtcgacctacgagtgggaaatggagcacgaattgctgcattagctgtaggaacttactatttgtcgttgccctccgggctagttttggaactggaagaatgtttccatgttccaagtcttactaaaaacatcatttcagtttcttgcttagatgctaagggattttcctttttaataaaagacaatagttgttcgttttattttaaagagatgttttatggatctgctagattagtcaatggactttatttattagatcacgacaaacaagtatataacataaataccaaaaaggccaaaaaggatgattcagatctcacctatctgtggcattgtcgattaggccatataaacttgaaacgcttagaaagacttcaaaaggaaggaattctagaaccatttgacttagaggattatggtaaatgcgaatcatgtttacttggcaaaatgacaaagcaacctttctctaaagttggagaaagagcaaatgaactattgggtttaatccatacagatgtatgtggaccaatgagtacaaatgctagaggtggtttcagctactttatcactttcactgatgacttcagtaggtatggttatgtctacctaatgaagcataagtctgaatcctttgacaaattcaaggaatttcagagtgaagtagagaatcaattaggcaagaagattaaggcactgcggtctgatagaggcggtgaatatctgagctatgaatttgatgaccatctgaaagaatgtggaattctatcagaattgactcctcctggaacaccacaatggaacggtgtgtcagaacggaggaacagaaccttgctagacatggtcaagtcaatgatgggtcaggccaaacttccattagaattttggggacatgcactaaatacagctgcactcactataaatagagctccgtctaaagctgtcgaaaagactccatatgaattatggtttggaaagcctccaaatgtgtcttttcttaagatttggggatgtgaagtatacgtcaaacgattaatttcagacaaacttcatccaaaatctgacaaatgtatccttgtgggctatccaaaggaaacaaaggggtattacttctacaatacatctgagaacaaggtgtttgttgctcgagatggtgtctttttggagagagaccacatttccaaaatgacaagtgggagaaaagtagacctcaaagaaattcgagtcgaacaacaaactctagagaatgctcaagatgacattcaggatgaaactcatagatctttagaagaatctggtgagaatcatggtcaaactagaaatgttaccccgcgtagatcgcaaagatatagatctcaaccggaaaggtacttaggtattttgacgaacgagagctatgacgttctattacttgatagtgatgaacctacgacttacaaacaagctatgacgagccctagctccaagcaatggcaagaagccatgcaaatctgaattagactccatgtctgaaaaccaagtatgggatttggtcgatttgccagatggctaccaagccattggaagcaaatgggttttcaaactgaaaaaggacaaggatgggaaacttgaagttttcaaagctagattggttgcaaaaggttacaggcaagtccacggtgtggattacgatgaaaccttttcaccagttgcaatgctaaagtctattcggataatgttagcaatcgctgcatattacgattacgaaatatggcagatggatgtcaaaactgctttcttaaacggcgttttaacagaaactgtgtttatgacacagcctgaaggttttgaggatccaaagaatgctaaaaaggtatgcaagctaaagaagtcaatctacggattgaagcaggcatccaggagctggaatatacgttttgatgaagcagtcagtgactttggtttcatcaagaacgcagacgaatcttgtgtatacaagaaggtcagtgggagcaaaattgctttcctggtattatatgtcgacgacatattacttatcggaaatgacgttcctatgttgaactctgtcaagatttggcttgggaaatgtttttcgatgaaagatctaggagaagcacagtacatattgggcatcaagatttacagagatagatctaaaaagatgattggacttagtcaaagcacttatatcaataaggtgcttgataggttcaagatggcggactccaagcgaggctacctacccatgtctcatggaatgactctaagcaagactcagtgcccaaaaacacttgatgagcgtagacgaatgaatgggattccatatgcatcattgattggttcaataatgtatgctatgatatgtacacgcccagatgttgcgtatgcacttagtgctacgagcagataccagtcagacccaggagaggcgcattggactgctgccaagaatattctgaagtacctgaaaaggcacaaagatgacttcctggtctatggtggagatgatgaattaattgttaaaggctatacggacgcaagtttccaaaccgacaaagatgatttcagatcacagtctgggtttgtcttctgcctcaacggaggagcagtaagctggaaaagtgctaagcaaagcaccattgcggattctacaactgaagcggagtacattgctgcacatgaagcagcaaaggaagctatatggctaaggaagttcataggtgaacttggtgtagtcccctccattaaaggaccaatagccctgtattgtgataataacggagctattgcacaggcaaaggagcctagacaccaccagagagtcaagcatgtacttcgtagatttcaccttctacgagagttcgttgaaagaaaagaagtcgagataagcaaaattggaactgatgacaacatatcagatccattgactaaacctctgccgcaggcgaagcacaactcgcacactgcagctatgggaatcaagcatattggagaatggctttgatgtctctgtttaatgttttaaagttttagagtttaaatctttgtaaaacattattggttaatcattcacaataaatgaaaagaattcatttttccatttaatttgtggtttattaaatgatgagtcccttcaatttgacgatatattcaagatagactgtcaggaccagtcctgtgactaagaaatgtctatcaagtgaacttgaatgtcaaaggttgaaaatggtccctagtcggagttttctataaaattagacgcatagaaaatgttagacgactagaatgcaagatgactagtagttctgtttcttgaactatgtggacatggcaatgtcataatcatttgcatagatacttactttgtgaagactagtatcggacaagacctataaaactttactgtaagagatgaaaatctgtcataagtaaatttcattaaaattattagacactgaatcctcaatacctgagtgatttgagattacttgtttgagaactggttactttgacgttgaccaaccgtcgcaccgtaaaaggaggctataaaggcaaggctcaggtaatcacctatcaaacgaagtctaatctcaagatcgcaagattgggattgtcctcccataaatcgggatgagatgcttaaaagttgtacaaggccactcggagagctagaaactgtgaaatgcatggccgtgctcggatgaatcataggctatgattatctgtttatttgatcagttgaactctgaaaccgaggaacacctctggacataataaggatgacaactcttaccttatgttcaagagcaagcatcgagcgacaaaggaattaggaaatgcacacttgtccctaaggacaagtgggagactgaaggaaataatgcccttggtccaagtatgcattcaatgataagtctaatatatgcggttcagtattaattaacaagttaataattcagtgagatcaagtgagctgaatgcctagctagaggccgcttcagttcaagtggaattaatgatattaatccacagcttactcttgactgaacccgtagggtcacacaaatagtacgtaaacggatcaagtatttaatggcattaaatactccaactatggatattcggaatcgacggatcttggtttcagtgggagctgagatcgtcacaggcaagaaatgaatactccggaaacgatgatattgccggaaacggaaatatggatcgtatcggaaatataaatattatccaagtcgtagatgttaccggaaacggaaacatggtacgtatcggaaaatattatcggaaatggaaatattgccggaatcggaaatattgccggaaacggaaatattgtctgaatcgggaaatattattggaaatagaaatattgccggaatcggaaatattgccggaaacggaaatattgtctgaatcggaaatattatcggaatcggaaaataattccggaaacggaaatattaaatatttgttcgaaacggaaattaattccggaatcggaaatgttaaatattgttcgtatcggaaattaattccggaatcggaaaattaatcgaaagcgcgtcgtacgaattagcatcggacgagcttgctagacgaaggcccagcacgaagccaggcccccgtccagcaagggaaacgcgcgccacaacacgccagcccaaggctgcgccaggcccaccgcaaggcaggcccagcgcgcgcccaaggctgcggcagtcgtgggctgcgatgctcgggctgtgcgcgcgcgcgcatggcgcccctcgtgggctgctgtgcgagcgtgggtgtttgtgttcacatacgaaacctaaaacgtacaggattcgtttaatgattaaatcctaaaactattagataatgattatttaattagagtcctagtaggattataattaaataaattagtatcctaataggattccaaaaccttttccataactctataaataggtgcctagggtcacatatttacatagattattcaagtattcaaagtgagtttttgagagaaaaattcagtcacataccttgcctaaaagtgccgaaattattagtaccttaagggcgattctagttggtcaatcttaaggcggatccggacgtgctgtggactatctacggagggacgacacttggagtcctaaagacttgttcttgttcggttcgggcgcagctagggaaggcacgcaacaaagagtatgcatctaaactatgctatatgattatgtgtaaataatatgtattcctggctaaatggttttttcgcatgatttatgaattgtcatatgtatcataacctaacactacgaacaggggaagccagtgcttcataacagggggagtcaatgctccatagtaggggaagccaatgcttcatttcagggggaaccttggttccatatcaggggaagccagtgcttcttatcagggggaaccttggttccatatcaggggaagccagtgcttcttatcagggggagcctgggctccatatcaggggaacttgaccagttcttaaactttcatttatcatgtttacatttcttttagttgaacattagtcaggaaaatctcaatcattcagggtggttcaataaaccattaaatctcgttatttcataaaatcatttctttcaggaataataattcattaaatcaatactttgcataaagttgcattatcgtaaaacaattcaatcaaatcatacttctAATctcgcaaatcataaaacatcattataaaacatcaatcattcataaatcattcataaatacatttcgaagggattgcgggtactagcaataaccgttacctcaaccgtagtttttataCTTCCTGTCTGATGGATGGTCCTTCCTGAGCCCCGAGTCTGATTTCTTTCAAAAGTTAAATTGTTGAATTAATATTAAGACGAGaaatattgtaaaattaatatttctaaATACTTTTCGtctaaaaattcataaaacaatttacctaaagtattattaaattcTATTAAATCAATAcataatattttcataaatcaataaatacttaaaacaattaatattttcataaatcaaCACATGAAGTATTGTTTTCAAATCTTAAATCAAAATAGTTTCTAAAtcattgatttaaattataacaaTGCTAAAATAAGTAACAATTTATTTAGGGCCTAAATTAAATAGTGAAACTTACTTTGCAAAATTGGGCCAAAGGAATTGGGCCTGGGCTTGAGAAAATAAAGGGGGACTGAGTTCCAAACTGGAACGTGTTTTCTGGAAAGAAGAAAAGAGGAAGCGCGGAGCAGGGAGGTGGGTGCTCGAAATAGAGGAGCACGAAGGGAGGGAAGAGAGAAGGGGGACAGGCGGCGGCTGGGTGGCGGCTAGGCGGTGTCTAGGCCTAGGTGGTGCGGCGGCGAGGTGGAAGGAATGGGATAACAAGGGCGGCGATGATGGTGGCTGTGCGAACCAGAGAGAGAACAGGGGAGTCGAGTGAGGAGGGAGGCAGGGGAGTTGAATGAGAGAGACGGCGAGGGTGTAAGGCGTGGCGGAGGTTGGCTTACAGGGTGGTGGGGGTGGTTGGGAGCAGTGGTGCGACGCTGGTGGTACCGCAAgggaagaaaatgaagaaggaaCAGGGGAGTGGGTGGCTGCGGGGGAGGCGAGAGAAGATAAGGGAGATGTTGGGTCGTGTTTTCCGTAGATGGTGGCGGAGGTGAGGCGGGTAATGGTGGCGGAGATGGCTGACGATGGTGGTGGAAGAGAATGGTGGTGGTGAGTGTTGATGGTTCGAATCAGAAAAGAGAAAAGAGGAGGAAatattgaaattggttttggttttcCATGTTAGAATTCCAATTCTGTaatgttgaatttgtaaataGGAAGAGTGATGAACAAGGagaagtccttggtctccaaGGCATGCATTTGGACTGATTTCAAGGGAAAGgaagaaagaaatgaaaaatgttctgaaattattaaaaatccgaaaataattaaaatttaaaaaggtcgttaaactcgtaaatatgaaattaaattataaattgaaaaataaatcgtgtagcaatgtttaaaaaaataaaaaaataaaatcaagcgAAATGAAACTTcgttaaaataaagttcgaatttaggatttaaaacgattttaagctaaataaaaataattaagcatgattaatcaaatttaaaaacttcggggtattacatttaaTTTGAATcaaattctaatagaattagataagttgaatcctagtaggtttctagttccgataatcctactctataaataggtgatggcaatcacaatttataatacatcaattcaagtattcatatagttttaagtgaaaaactaaagttaataatttgtcacaaaattataaacgaataacataataccttaggctaaattttagttaattgaatctaaggcggatctaaacgtgttgtggactatctacggagggactacacttggagtcataaacttgttcttgttcggttcgggagcagctaaggaaggcatgcttcgaatgtatgcatcctaaattatgctaattgttatgtggcaattaatttggattcctggctttatggtttttccgcatgaaatatatgttttatatttgtcataaccttaCATTTAAAGGGGTGGGAATAGATCTTACAGGGTTATGTGTTATAAGCGTTAGGTTTCTCAACTatctctctctcacctcctgTCATTTCCACCGGTATTTAGCAACGCGAAGGAGAGCTGAGAGGCGCCAACGGTAACCTTAGCAACGCGAAGGAGAGCGAGCTCAGCCTTGAGATCCTTAAGTTGAGCCAAGAGATCTGCCTCAACTCATGGGGTTTGATTCTCGCTGCacaaattcaagccataaaaTGCTGAACGAATCAACATTGAAAAGGCTTGCAATCGTCGaatatggaggagagagaagagaggaAAATCAATGGCGGAGGTGCCGGAGGCGACGGCGGCGAATCAGTAGGTGCTAGTACCGCTTTAGAAAGGGTTTAATGGAAGAAAGGAAGTTCTTTATATATGTGGTTTGTGGTTGCAGGTTAATGTGTCTATGGTTTTGTAAAAGTATTTGAACTTCAAAATGGGTTTAGGGTTTTGTAAAACTCGTAGATAAATCAAATTGGTTATGCatgtctttttatttatttttgtatttttgatCATGTTGGTTGCTTTggtatggttttttttttttgacagcacAAAATAAGCATGGGTATGGTTACATTACTTTGACTTTGGTCAGGTCCAGTTCATATATAAAGCCATTTGAAGAAAATTTAGCCCGAATAAAATACAGTCTGGCCCGGGCCCGTTAAAGCCCGGCCCGAAAAAGTTAGACTAGGCCCAACCCGACCCATCCCGTTTGATTTCAGCCCGGTCCGGCCCTAACCCGGCCCGTTCAACAGGTCTAGTTGGGTCTATTAAATTAGGTGTCGAGTTTGATCTTGTTTATGAATTGGTCAGACCAGGTTTGGTTTAGGATCCATTAAACTTTGAGTAAATATCAGTCCGGGTCAGATTTTTCTGATTAGATCAACTTTGGGGAAAGCCAAGTAATCGTTTatcaaaatttaaataataactagtttttgggcccagGCGATGCCTCGGGTTACTATATTAATAACATTCATTTTTAgttatatgtgtttttttttccaataattacatgaaacatgtaatagCTTAGCGGTAAAAAGCTTTATGGGTTAAACTCTAGGTCAAGGGTTCAAACCTTAGCAAActatatttgatttttttttaatgcatATGAAGATTACATAGAGCAAATTACCCATAAGCAGAGTGCTACGTGTCACGTATACTTTCTAATGATggcaaaaaatatattttaacaaTAAAATATTATGATGTAATAAACTACGAGTAACTAACTAGCATTTGGTCGGCGCCGAACAATTTAGATCAGATCAGTTCGGTTCGGTTATTTCACTTTAGATCAATTTATGTATAAGATAAGTCAAATTTGGATTAATTTTGGTTCATATTATTTTTGGcttagggtgagtttatcctTAAACTTACCTCTAATTTTCAGACTCTGCCACATCAGCTTtcaataatttttttcattatcCAGACTCACACAAAACTCACCCTATTTTTACTCATTATCCTTAGACTCACTTCAGACTGATCTAACACTTAAAATAATAGtttatgtatatatttttttgggtACATTTTCTAcataatatttaaaatgttttcttatatacaaacaaagtaatttataattcgataaaaaacaaaagaaaaatatgacagaaaatgttaattttgaaattgacatgtacttcctccattcttatttatatgacacaattgagttttagacactattcacaaatgATCCTTTGACTtcgttttgtgatttatacttaagaaaaaacatagtcgtgtggggtcttgttggattcgtctcaataaataattaacccacctacccctactccatacaaaaaataattaaaaattcaacccctactctccccaaccccacctcttaacccacctctcactaactacattaaaataataccccactatcaactaatacctattaaattaaataagtcaattcaagccccttaaactctgtgtcggtcaaaccgggtcgagtattccggaacggagggagtaacaaatTAAGTATTTGACCGAACTATAACAAGTCCAATGGTTAATTGGTTATAGCCCAAACCAACAATCTCTGTTCCCGCCAAAATGATAGTCAAACACTTACCTATTTCCCGCCACCACTATTTCAATCATATAAACTAATCCCCACTCCCACCATCTCTTCCCGCCACCCTCAAATCCTCCCATTATCTCTCTCCACATTCTTTCTCACTCCTCAAATTTGCAGCTTCTGGAAGCCATGGAAGCTCAAACGCAAAGCTTGAGGAAGCGAAAACAGCGTTCATCATCAGTAGCAGCAGAAGGAAATTCAAATCCATTTGCTGGGATTTTAACCCGCCATAAATCCCAGAAGTTTTTCTTCCACCATAATAGATCTGGAAAATCTCGCAGAAGCCGGACTTTTCCGTCTTCGCTTACGAACCCTAAATTGCCCACCACCCATTATAGATCAGCTGATTGTAATCTTCATGATGTTGCTATTTGTGACGAAGGTGACGATTCGATTTGCCATGGTTCGATCAAAGATCTTCGAGCTCGGAGAGTTTTCTCGAAGCCCTTTGAATTGGAATCCGCGGGTAAGATTCAAGACGGTAGAGCCGGTAAGATTGCAAACCCTAATCTTGATTCTGAGTTGATTGATGTTAAATTGGATGAATGTGATGTTAAATCGGATGGAAATGATGTTTTTTGTGGAAACCCTAGTTTGTCGGTGATGGGGAAATGTGATTCAGGGGATGAATTGAAAGGGGAGCGTTTAGATAGTGGAAACCCTAATTCGGTAATGTCAAAAAATTGCGACGATTCTGGGGCTGAATTGAAGGTGGATTTAAATGGTGGAAACCCTAATTTGTCAGTTGAAGGTATTGGCGCCAAGGATGATTTTGGAGGCCCGGTTTCTGATTGTATGAGCCCTGGTTTAAGTAGTAAGGTTTTGAAGGGTAGGAATGGTGAACATTGTGAGGAAGATGTGCAGACAACGCCTCCGGATGCTGTGATTTTGGTTAGGCAGAGTGAAGATCAAAGTGTCTTGCAAAGCAGAAGTGCTGATTCGAGGTCACCACCAAAGAAAATCAGCCCTAGTAAAGGTGGAAGTGCTCAACCGAAAAAGAGTTTTCCTTCTTCCAGGAGAAATTTGGTATGATCATGGTTTTCTTAACTCATAAAATATTCAAGTGTGACTTGTTTGATGATGTCATGTAACATTGATGATAATGTGTGCTTGATTATAGATGTTAGTGTTATGGAGGTTAACAGTTGTATAGGGACATACACATTTAATTGTTTATCTTTGCGTGTTGATAAATGTTGAAATTCATTAATAATGCACAAGGGTTAGAATCCGTGCTTGAGCCCGACGGTATCATTGATGATAATGTGTACTTGATTGTAGGCATAAATATTACTAGGTTAGTGTAGTTGATCTTAGTAGTTTATAAGAACATTAACATTTAATTGTTTATATTTGTTTGTTGATTaatgttgaatttatttaataatgcATTAGGGTTTGAATCCATGCTCGAGGCTGAAGGTATTTCAGGCCACGAATTCATTCAGCTACAAGAGAATGCTACCCTTCCTAAAGGATTTAGAGAAGGATACACCACGTAATTCCTTAGGCCCtctttttttcctttcctttttaaCATGATTGTTCTCAGCATTGTAGTATTTGATAGTCTTCCTGAACTGTTGCTATGTACAGGTGCACCAAAAGTTACTCCAGACATTAAAATTGGGACCAGCGTTGAAGAAAAGCCTCTAGATTTTTCTACTCAGGAAAGTAATGTTGATTGCCCTAAAGTGGATGAAAAGCCACCTGCAACTCCAGTTTCTTGCAATCCTCTGGAAATGAATGTTGATggtaaagaagaagaaaatcttAGTTTGGACTGTAAGACTAATACTTCCAATCTTCAGCAAGATGCTCCATGTACCCCCATTGACTGCTCTTTGGAAAAGAGCCAAGAAAACCCAGTATCTGATGCAAGTCAAATGGGAACCCCTGTAACAGGTGATCCCGAAAATGACAGTGCTTCTCCTGATAGACAGGTTTCATTGGATAATTTAGGGAATTCAGAAGACATCAATCCAATCGTTGAATCTGATCTTGTTCTCACATTGCACAGCCCAAAGAGAAGTTCTGAACCTTCAAGCGAAGATGCCATATTAAATACTCCTTCTCATATAAACTCCAAATCAGAAGAAAGTTTGATTAGTGTGTTTCAGAGCTCATCTAAACCGGAAGCAGTTGTTTCTCCAGTTGTTCCTAGTTTTGGTCTAGCCAAAGGAATCCTGATGAGAAATCCCAGGGGATGTCGTGGTATATGCAACTGCTTGAACTGTGCTTCATTCCGTTTAAATGCAGAAAAGTCATTTGAGTTTTCTAGGAATCAGTTGCTTGATGCTGAAGAACTTGCCATGGACTTGATGAAGGAGATGTCAAATCTGCGATGTATGTTAGAAAGATGTGTTAATGGAGCCGATCATAATGCTATTCTACCAGCTGATCAGGTAACTAATGGTCTCAATTGGTGATGTTTTTTCTATTCCTGTGCTTGTTATAATGTTTCGAGATATTTAACCTGATATATGTTGGATAAAACATGGTGCTGTTTCTATAAAGAATTAGTTCTATATAGTTCCATCTACACATGCCATTGTAGTTGTGAAAAAATAATTTCTGGAATCAATGAATAGCCTATTTTTGCTTTGGTTTCAGCAATATTTAATGGCTTATGTGATATACTCTGTGGTTTAGTTGTAGTGGTGAAGGACGCTGACTGGCATGTCATGGATTAGTAACCATTGCCTTTTGTGATTTGCTCATAATACTTCTATCTACTCAGTATGTGATAATCTTGGTTCATTCATGTATATCCTGCATAAGACAACAATATTTTCCTGATTTTAACTTCACCGCAAAAATTTGGAACCCAAATTTTTAGGTCACATTCCCCCCTTCCTTTTTATGGAACTTCTGTTAGTGAGGTTTACTACAAGTTTGGATGATGTCAATGAATGCTTACTCGAAGAAGACAATTTCCCTGAATTTGTGATTTTGATGCTTTTATGTGGTACTCACAAACAAACAGGAATTAACCACTCTGTTGTGTTCTTATTAGAATCGAAGAATGTAGTAGCACTTTGAGTTTGAAAGCTGGTGGAAGTTTTCATTCACTTGTTCTCCACAGTTCCACACTAATTATAATTCAGAACAATATCCTTGAATAGTCTGCTGAACCGAATTCTATGTACAGGTTGAGGAAGTTTGCAGAAGAGCTTCCCACGCAGAGGATACTGCAAGAAGTCGCCTTAAGCTAATGAATGAAGATCTCCATGTTCATTGCAGAACCAAGGTAAGTTTCATACACAATTACACATTGTCTTTGATATTACTTTT
This sequence is a window from Spinacia oleracea cultivar Varoflay chromosome 1, BTI_SOV_V1, whole genome shotgun sequence. Protein-coding genes within it:
- the LOC110804967 gene encoding uncharacterized protein; its protein translation is MEAQTQSLRKRKQRSSSVAAEGNSNPFAGILTRHKSQKFFFHHNRSGKSRRSRTFPSSLTNPKLPTTHYRSADCNLHDVAICDEGDDSICHGSIKDLRARRVFSKPFELESAGKIQDGRAGKIANPNLDSELIDVKLDECDVKSDGNDVFCGNPSLSVMGKCDSGDELKGERLDSGNPNSVMSKNCDDSGAELKVDLNGGNPNLSVEGIGAKDDFGGPVSDCMSPGLSSKVLKGRNGEHCEEDVQTTPPDAVILVRQSEDQSVLQSRSADSRSPPKKISPSKGGSAQPKKSFPSSRRNLGLNPCSRLKVFQATNSFSYKRMLPFLKDLEKDTPRAPKVTPDIKIGTSVEEKPLDFSTQESNVDCPKVDEKPPATPVSCNPLEMNVDGKEEENLSLDCKTNTSNLQQDAPCTPIDCSLEKSQENPVSDASQMGTPVTGDPENDSASPDRQVSLDNLGNSEDINPIVESDLVLTLHSPKRSSEPSSEDAILNTPSHINSKSEESLISVFQSSSKPEAVVSPVVPSFGLAKGILMRNPRGCRGICNCLNCASFRLNAEKSFEFSRNQLLDAEELAMDLMKEMSNLRCMLERCVNGADHNAILPADQVEEVCRRASHAEDTARSRLKLMNEDLHVHCRTKPLQRPLVNFSSSVQEKITGVTKKPSKITKKS